One segment of Cetobacterium sp. NK01 DNA contains the following:
- the purN gene encoding phosphoribosylglycinamide formyltransferase, whose translation MVKIAVFASGNGGNFQRIVEAQKSGEGKGYEVKVLIVDKESAYAIERAKSLGIPYYFINPKDYNTKMEFEEKIIDILKKYKIEYIVLAGYMRIISPILLEEYFNKIINIHPAYLPEFPGKDGIGDAYKARASKTGVTIHYVDSGVDTGEIIYQERLKIDSQWGLEDLKNKIHEIEHRIYPMILTKLFKKGE comes from the coding sequence ATGGTAAAAATTGCTGTTTTTGCTTCTGGAAATGGTGGGAATTTTCAGAGAATAGTTGAAGCTCAAAAGTCAGGAGAGGGAAAAGGATACGAAGTTAAAGTTCTAATTGTTGATAAAGAGAGTGCATATGCTATAGAAAGAGCAAAGTCGTTGGGGATACCATACTATTTTATTAATCCAAAAGATTATAATACAAAAATGGAATTTGAAGAGAAGATTATAGATATATTAAAAAAATATAAGATAGAATACATAGTTTTGGCGGGATATATGAGAATAATATCACCAATATTATTGGAGGAATATTTTAATAAAATAATAAATATCCATCCAGCTTATTTACCTGAATTTCCAGGAAAAGATGGTATTGGAGATGCATACAAAGCTAGAGCAAGTAAAACAGGAGTGACTATTCATTATGTGGATAGTGGAGTTGATACAGGGGAGATAATATATCAAGAAAGATTAAAAATAGACTCTCAATGGGGATTAGAGGATCTTAAAAATAAAATACATGAAATAGAACATAGAATTTATCCTATGATTTTAACAAAGTTATTTAAAAAGGGAGAATAA
- the purH gene encoding bifunctional phosphoribosylaminoimidazolecarboxamide formyltransferase/IMP cyclohydrolase, whose protein sequence is MKRALISVSDKTGIVELSKELVELGYEIISTGGTKKTLDEAGIKTLSISDITSFPEIMDGRVKTLHPNVHGALLCVRDNKNHLKALEDNKIDLIDMVVVNLYPFKETLARKNVTHEELIENIDIGGPSMLRSAAKNYKSVTVIVDPKDYKTVVCELKEDGDTLLETRERLAAKVFRHTSSYDTLIAEYLTNKVEEKFPETITVTYEKVQDLRYGENPHQKAGFYKKSFVGYSIGNARQLHGKELSYNNIQDANAALEILKEFDKPTVVAVKHMNPCGVGSGKNIKEAWNKAYEADKISIFGGIVAVNSCITIEVAEQLSQLFLEIVIAPSYEEKALEILTKKKNIRVLELDTKNDILNKMKITSVMDGALVQEFDEMKVLKNELIYVTEKKPTDDEIEELLFNWNVVKHVKSNAIVIGKENQTIGIGAGQMNRVGAAKIALEQGGEKCKGAILASDAFFPMDDTVELAARYGIKAIIQPGGSIKDSLSIEACNKYGIAMVFTGVRHFKH, encoded by the coding sequence ATGAAACGTGCGTTAATAAGTGTATCTGATAAAACAGGAATAGTAGAATTAAGTAAAGAGTTAGTAGAGTTAGGATATGAAATAATTTCTACAGGTGGGACAAAGAAAACATTAGATGAAGCTGGGATAAAGACATTAAGTATATCGGATATTACAAGTTTTCCAGAAATTATGGATGGAAGAGTAAAAACATTACATCCAAATGTTCATGGAGCATTATTGTGTGTTAGAGATAATAAAAATCATTTAAAAGCTTTAGAAGATAATAAAATAGATTTAATAGATATGGTAGTTGTAAATTTGTATCCATTTAAAGAAACGTTAGCTAGAAAAAATGTAACTCATGAAGAGTTAATTGAAAATATAGATATAGGTGGGCCAAGTATGCTAAGATCAGCGGCTAAAAATTACAAATCAGTTACAGTAATAGTTGATCCAAAGGATTATAAGACAGTAGTTTGTGAGTTAAAAGAAGATGGTGATACCTTATTAGAAACGAGAGAGAGATTAGCGGCAAAAGTATTTAGACATACGTCATCATATGATACTTTAATTGCAGAGTATTTAACAAATAAAGTAGAAGAAAAATTCCCAGAAACAATAACTGTAACTTACGAAAAAGTACAAGATTTAAGATATGGAGAGAATCCACATCAAAAAGCTGGATTTTATAAAAAAAGTTTTGTAGGATATTCAATAGGGAACGCAAGACAATTACATGGAAAAGAGTTATCATACAATAATATTCAAGATGCTAATGCAGCGTTAGAGATATTAAAAGAGTTTGATAAACCTACTGTGGTCGCAGTAAAACATATGAATCCTTGTGGAGTAGGTAGTGGAAAAAATATCAAAGAAGCTTGGAATAAAGCTTATGAAGCAGATAAAATATCAATTTTTGGTGGAATTGTTGCTGTAAATTCATGTATAACTATTGAAGTAGCGGAGCAACTTTCTCAACTATTCTTAGAAATTGTAATAGCTCCAAGCTATGAAGAAAAAGCTTTAGAAATTTTAACAAAAAAGAAAAATATAAGAGTGCTGGAGTTAGATACGAAAAATGATATCTTAAATAAAATGAAAATAACTTCTGTTATGGATGGAGCATTAGTTCAAGAGTTTGATGAAATGAAAGTATTGAAAAATGAACTTATATATGTTACCGAGAAAAAACCAACAGATGATGAAATAGAGGAGCTATTATTTAATTGGAATGTGGTTAAGCATGTAAAATCAAATGCTATTGTTATAGGAAAAGAAAATCAAACGATAGGTATAGGAGCAGGACAGATGAATAGAGTCGGAGCAGCTAAAATAGCTTTAGAACAAGGAGGAGAAAAATGTAAAGGAGCAATCTTAGCTTCTGATGCATTTTTTCCAATGGATGACACAGTTGAGTTAGCTGCAAGATATGGAATAAAAGCAATTATTCAACCAGGAGGATCAATAAAAGATTCACTTTCAATAGAAGCATGTAATAAATATGGAATAGCTATGGTGTTTACAGGGGTTAGGCATTTTAAACATTAA
- the purD gene encoding phosphoribosylamine--glycine ligase, which yields MKVLIVGKGGREHAIAWKVKESDMVKEVFIAPGNIGMENLGTLLDISEEKIEELADFAEKNKVDLTIVGPENVLALGIVNEFEKRGLKIFGPTKEAAKIESSKEFAKELMKKYDVPTGDYETFIDLEQAIKYVEEKGAPIVIKEDGLKAGKGVTVAFSEKEALDALKIAFSIPNNKVVIEEYLDGFEFSIIALTNGEIVIPLEIAQDHKRAYDDDKGPNTGGMGVYSPVDRINSDVINETLEKILKPMAKGMVKDGIPFKGFLFGGIMLTKDGVKTIEFNARFGDPEAEGILPRLESDFVKAILDLMNNKSVELQWDKRYTVAVVMASENYPKSSTIGCEIHIPENLNSTIFHMGTREVDGKVETNGGRVLSVVAYGNTLEEAKKNAYLDVKKIKCKKLFFRNDIGSKMCYNNENK from the coding sequence ATGAAAGTTCTTATAGTAGGAAAAGGTGGAAGAGAACATGCAATTGCATGGAAAGTAAAAGAGAGTGATATGGTTAAAGAAGTATTTATAGCTCCTGGAAATATTGGGATGGAAAACTTAGGTACATTACTTGATATTTCAGAAGAAAAAATTGAAGAGTTAGCAGATTTTGCAGAAAAAAATAAAGTAGACTTAACAATTGTTGGACCAGAAAATGTTCTTGCCTTAGGAATTGTAAATGAATTTGAAAAAAGAGGATTGAAAATTTTTGGACCTACAAAAGAAGCTGCAAAAATTGAATCCAGTAAAGAGTTTGCTAAAGAACTTATGAAAAAATATGATGTACCCACTGGAGATTATGAAACGTTTATCGATCTAGAACAAGCAATAAAATATGTGGAAGAAAAAGGTGCTCCAATAGTTATAAAAGAAGATGGATTAAAGGCTGGAAAAGGGGTTACAGTTGCATTTTCAGAAAAGGAAGCTTTAGATGCTCTAAAAATAGCTTTTAGTATTCCTAATAATAAAGTTGTAATAGAAGAATATTTAGATGGGTTTGAATTTTCAATTATAGCTTTAACGAATGGAGAGATAGTAATTCCTTTAGAAATTGCTCAAGATCATAAAAGAGCATATGATGATGATAAAGGTCCAAATACTGGTGGTATGGGAGTTTATTCACCAGTTGATAGAATTAATTCGGATGTAATAAATGAAACTTTGGAAAAAATACTAAAACCAATGGCAAAAGGAATGGTTAAAGATGGAATCCCATTTAAAGGATTTCTTTTTGGTGGAATAATGCTAACGAAAGATGGAGTAAAGACAATAGAATTCAATGCTAGATTTGGAGACCCTGAGGCAGAAGGAATTTTGCCAAGATTAGAATCTGATTTTGTGAAAGCAATATTAGATTTGATGAATAATAAAAGTGTTGAATTACAATGGGATAAAAGATATACAGTGGCTGTAGTTATGGCTTCTGAAAACTACCCTAAATCTTCAACAATAGGTTGTGAAATACATATACCTGAAAATTTAAATTCAACAATATTTCATATGGGAACTAGAGAAGTAGATGGAAAGGTTGAGACAAATGGAGGAAGAGTTCTATCTGTAGTAGCTTATGGTAATACGTTAGAAGAGGCTAAAAAAAATGCATATTTAGATGTAAAAAAAATAAAATGCAAAAAATTATTTTTTAGAAATGACATAGGCTCAAAAATGTGCTATAATAACGAAAATAAATAA
- the guaB gene encoding IMP dehydrogenase, whose amino-acid sequence MMNGKIIKEAITFDDVLLVPARSEVLPHEVSLKTKLTKDIELNVPVLSAAMDTVTEGDLAIALARQGGIGFIHKNMSIEDQAAEVDRVKRNESGMIKNPVTLTKDSTVWHAEEIMRRYKISGLPVIEEDGSLIGIITNRDLKYRKDMDQLVSDIMTKENLVTAPVGTTLDQAKDILLENRIEKLPIVDENGKLKGLITIKDIDNLVEYPFACKDSQGRLRVGGAVGVGADTLERVKALVEAGVDIITVDSAHGHSKGVMQKIKEIRENFPKLNIIGGNIVTAEAALDLIEAGVNAVKVGVGPGSICTTRVVAGVGVPQLSAVNDVYEVCKTRGIGVIADGGIKLSGDMVKALAAGADCVMLGGLLAGTTEAPGEEIIYEGRRYKVYVGMGSMAAMKRGSKDRYFQNDAKKLVPEGIEGRVSYKGSLKDVVFQLCGGVRAGMGYCGTPTIEDLKVHGKFVKITGAGLKESHPHDIIITKEAPNYSK is encoded by the coding sequence ATGATGAATGGAAAAATAATAAAAGAAGCAATAACTTTTGATGATGTGCTATTAGTTCCAGCAAGGTCAGAGGTATTACCGCATGAGGTAAGTTTAAAAACTAAACTTACAAAGGATATCGAATTAAATGTTCCAGTTTTAAGTGCAGCAATGGATACTGTGACAGAAGGAGATCTGGCTATAGCTTTAGCAAGACAAGGTGGAATAGGGTTTATTCATAAGAATATGAGCATAGAAGACCAAGCTGCAGAAGTTGATAGAGTAAAAAGAAACGAAAGTGGAATGATAAAAAACCCAGTAACTTTAACAAAAGACTCAACAGTATGGCATGCAGAAGAGATAATGAGAAGATATAAAATATCAGGATTACCTGTAATTGAAGAAGATGGGTCTTTAATTGGAATTATAACAAATAGAGATTTAAAATATAGAAAAGATATGGATCAATTAGTAAGTGATATAATGACTAAAGAAAATTTAGTAACAGCTCCTGTGGGAACTACATTAGATCAAGCAAAAGATATTTTACTAGAAAATAGGATAGAAAAATTACCGATAGTTGATGAAAATGGGAAATTAAAAGGGTTAATAACAATAAAAGATATAGATAATTTAGTTGAGTATCCATTTGCATGTAAAGATTCTCAAGGAAGATTAAGAGTTGGAGGAGCTGTAGGTGTTGGAGCAGATACTTTAGAGAGAGTAAAAGCTTTAGTAGAAGCAGGAGTAGATATAATAACAGTAGATTCAGCACATGGACATTCAAAAGGTGTTATGCAAAAAATAAAGGAGATTAGAGAAAATTTCCCAAAATTAAATATAATAGGTGGAAATATTGTAACAGCTGAAGCAGCTCTAGATTTAATAGAAGCAGGAGTGAATGCAGTTAAGGTAGGAGTAGGACCGGGATCTATTTGTACAACAAGAGTTGTAGCAGGAGTAGGAGTACCGCAGTTATCAGCAGTTAATGATGTATATGAAGTTTGTAAAACAAGAGGAATAGGAGTTATTGCAGATGGAGGAATAAAGCTATCTGGAGATATGGTAAAAGCTTTAGCAGCAGGAGCAGATTGTGTTATGCTAGGAGGGCTTTTAGCTGGAACGACAGAAGCTCCAGGTGAAGAGATTATATACGAAGGAAGAAGATATAAAGTGTATGTAGGAATGGGTTCGATGGCAGCGATGAAAAGAGGATCTAAAGATAGATATTTCCAAAACGATGCTAAAAAACTTGTGCCAGAAGGAATTGAAGGAAGAGTTTCTTATAAAGGAAGCTTGAAAGATGTTGTATTCCAATTATGTGGAGGAGTAAGAGCTGGAATGGGGTATTGTGGAACACCTACAATAGAAGATTTGAAAGTTCATGGAAAATTTGTAAAAATAACAGGAGCAGGCTTAAAAGAAAGTCATCCACACGATATTATTATAACTAAGGAAGCACCAAACTATTCTAAATAG